In Halovulum dunhuangense, one genomic interval encodes:
- a CDS encoding YSC84-related protein: MSISRRSFILSGAAVVGACSASTVQSGAQIDRNVAESRDLLFSTVPGTRELASRSAGMLIIPEIIEGGFIFSGAYGEGALLVGDAVIDYISMAAAAVGLQIGAQRFSHALFFMTPEALADFRQTDGWELGVDAEVAVIDGGAGFGASTNTVIRPIYQVVYGQRGLIIGASLEGAKYNRLVR, encoded by the coding sequence ATGTCCATCTCCCGGCGGAGTTTCATCCTGAGCGGCGCAGCCGTGGTCGGCGCGTGCAGCGCCTCGACCGTGCAGAGCGGCGCGCAGATCGACCGCAATGTCGCGGAAAGCCGCGACCTGCTGTTCAGCACGGTTCCCGGCACGCGCGAACTGGCCAGCCGCTCGGCCGGCATGCTGATCATCCCCGAGATCATCGAGGGCGGCTTCATCTTCTCGGGCGCCTATGGCGAGGGTGCTCTGCTGGTGGGCGACGCGGTGATCGACTACATCTCGATGGCGGCGGCGGCGGTCGGGCTTCAGATCGGGGCGCAGCGCTTCTCGCATGCGCTTTTCTTCATGACGCCCGAGGCGCTGGCCGATTTCCGCCAGACCGACGGCTGGGAGCTTGGCGTCGATGCCGAGGTCGCGGTGATCGATGGCGGCGCGGGCTTCGGCGCCTCGACCAACACGGTGATCCGGCCGATCTACCAGGTGGTCTATGGCCAGCGCGGGCTGATCATCGGCGCAAGCCTGGAAGGGGCGAAGTACAACCGTCTTGTGCGCTGA
- a CDS encoding penicillin acylase family protein produces the protein MIRTLFNWLLRGLAAATVLGLGALALGWYLSSHSLPDYDATWRLPGVEGEIEIVRDNYAVPHIFAGSDRDVLFGLGFAHAQDRLWQMTMTRRLAQGRLSELFGQETFEVDHLMRALDLYGVAQRTAARQSEEVGAQLQAYADGVNAWLELVQDEALGRGAPEYFLFAPVIAPWTPADSVAMAKVLALRLTDKASVETLRARLSLTLDDPARLADILPVPPNAVMALPEYAGTLGVAGRDFAALEAPLPAHPLSPLAPPGLAGASNAFAAAGSRAAAGGSLLAADPHLKLTAPSPLYLARLELQSGGVIGATLPGVPGVIIGRNPDLAWGVTASYLDDQDIYIERLAEDDPGSYVTPGGTQAFETRESVIAIANAAPRTVTLRATRHGPVIPGNHFGAASVTPEGHVATLAWTGLETDDRTIEALLGLMRADGIAPAREALELVHAPALSVTLADREGVAIQATGAAPRRGALHTSQGRIPAAGWVARNDWQGYFPADENPGADNPPGGIVISTNNRLTDAPFPRHWSHDWGDSHRILRGSQLLNDREFHTLDSFVEAQTDTVSPAARALLPLIARNLWFQGEPAAQDTIERDRQIALETLANWNGDMTQHSFEPLIYAAWTRELQRRLIVDDLGPLSQLLSRPDPLFLERVFRDVDGASAWCDIRPSTAVETCEDVARLSLDAAILELRERFGGRIDSWRWGAAHLATHRHEVLGRGNWLDWFVNIRQETPGGDTTLMRGLTAADDDAPFANIHGAVYRVVVDFSDPEASVHVLSTGQSGHPLSRHYDDQSLLWRRGEYLPMSLDPAVARGGAVGITRIQPQENDDAR, from the coding sequence ATGATCCGAACCCTGTTCAACTGGCTGCTGCGCGGGCTTGCCGCGGCGACTGTGCTGGGCCTCGGCGCTCTGGCGCTCGGCTGGTATCTTTCCTCGCACTCGCTGCCCGACTACGACGCGACCTGGCGCCTGCCGGGGGTCGAGGGCGAGATCGAGATCGTGCGCGACAACTACGCGGTGCCGCATATCTTCGCCGGCAGCGACCGGGACGTGCTGTTCGGGCTGGGCTTTGCCCATGCGCAGGACCGGCTGTGGCAGATGACCATGACCCGCAGGCTGGCGCAGGGGCGGCTTTCGGAACTGTTCGGGCAGGAAACGTTCGAGGTTGATCACCTGATGCGGGCGCTCGATCTTTACGGCGTGGCGCAGCGGACCGCCGCGCGCCAGTCCGAGGAGGTAGGCGCGCAGCTTCAGGCCTATGCCGACGGGGTCAACGCCTGGCTTGAACTGGTTCAGGACGAGGCGCTGGGCCGGGGCGCGCCGGAGTATTTCCTTTTCGCGCCGGTGATCGCGCCGTGGACGCCGGCCGACTCGGTCGCGATGGCCAAGGTGCTGGCGCTGCGCCTGACCGACAAGGCCAGCGTCGAGACGCTGCGCGCAAGGCTGTCGCTGACGCTCGACGATCCCGCGCGGCTGGCCGACATCCTGCCCGTGCCCCCGAATGCCGTGATGGCCCTGCCCGAATACGCCGGGACGCTGGGCGTCGCGGGGCGCGACTTCGCCGCGCTCGAGGCGCCCCTGCCCGCGCATCCGCTGTCGCCCCTTGCCCCGCCCGGGCTGGCGGGCGCGTCCAACGCCTTTGCCGCGGCAGGGTCGCGGGCCGCTGCCGGAGGATCGCTGCTGGCGGCCGACCCGCATCTGAAGCTGACCGCGCCCAGCCCGCTTTACCTTGCGCGGCTGGAACTGCAATCGGGCGGCGTGATCGGCGCGACGCTTCCGGGCGTGCCGGGCGTCATCATCGGGCGCAACCCCGACCTCGCCTGGGGGGTGACGGCAAGCTACCTCGACGACCAGGACATCTATATCGAGCGGCTGGCCGAGGACGATCCCGGCAGCTACGTCACCCCCGGCGGCACGCAGGCGTTCGAGACGCGCGAAAGCGTCATCGCCATCGCCAATGCGGCCCCCCGGACGGTGACACTGCGGGCCACCCGCCACGGCCCGGTGATCCCCGGCAACCATTTCGGCGCGGCAAGCGTCACGCCAGAGGGCCATGTCGCAACCCTTGCCTGGACCGGGCTAGAGACGGACGACCGCACGATCGAGGCGCTGCTCGGGCTGATGCGCGCCGATGGCATCGCCCCCGCCCGCGAGGCGCTTGAGCTTGTCCATGCGCCTGCCCTCAGCGTCACCCTGGCCGACCGCGAGGGGGTCGCCATCCAGGCCACAGGCGCGGCGCCGCGGCGCGGCGCGCTGCATACCAGCCAGGGCCGGATCCCAGCCGCGGGCTGGGTCGCCCGGAACGACTGGCAGGGCTATTTCCCGGCCGACGAGAACCCCGGCGCGGACAATCCGCCCGGTGGCATCGTCATCAGCACCAACAACCGCCTGACCGACGCCCCCTTTCCCCGGCACTGGAGCCATGACTGGGGCGACTCGCACCGGATCCTGCGCGGTAGCCAGCTTCTGAACGACCGCGAGTTCCACACCCTCGACAGTTTCGTCGAGGCGCAGACCGATACCGTGTCGCCGGCCGCGCGCGCGCTTCTGCCGCTGATCGCCCGCAACCTCTGGTTCCAGGGCGAGCCGGCCGCGCAGGACACGATCGAACGCGACCGCCAGATCGCGCTCGAGACGCTGGCGAACTGGAATGGCGACATGACCCAGCACAGCTTCGAGCCGCTGATCTATGCCGCCTGGACGCGCGAATTGCAGCGCCGGCTGATCGTTGACGACCTGGGCCCGCTGAGCCAGCTGCTTTCGCGGCCCGATCCGCTGTTCCTGGAACGCGTGTTCCGGGACGTGGACGGCGCATCCGCCTGGTGCGACATCCGCCCCAGCACGGCGGTCGAGACATGCGAGGATGTGGCCCGCCTGTCGCTGGACGCGGCGATCCTTGAGTTGCGCGAACGCTTCGGGGGGCGGATCGACAGCTGGCGCTGGGGGGCGGCCCATCTCGCGACCCACCGGCACGAGGTGCTGGGGCGCGGAAACTGGCTCGACTGGTTCGTGAACATCCGCCAGGAAACGCCGGGCGGCGACACGACGCTGATGCGCGGCCTTACGGCTGCGGACGACGACGCGCCCTTCGCCAACATCCATGGCGCCGTCTACCGCGTGGTGGTGGATTTCTCGGATCCCGAAGCTTCGGTCCACGTCCTGTCGACGGGCCAGAGCGGGCACCCCCTGTCGCGGCATTACGACGATCAGTCGCTGCTTTGGCGCCGGGGCGAATACCTGCCGATGTCGCTCGATCCTGCCGTTGCGCGTGGCGGGGCCGTGGGGATCACCCGGATCCAGCCGCAGGAAAATGACGACGCCCGCTAG
- the sufC gene encoding Fe-S cluster assembly ATPase SufC, protein MLEIKNLHVKLEEEDKQILKGVDLTVEAGKVHAIMGPNGSGKSTLSYVLAGRDGYVVTEGGATLEDADLLDMEPEERAAAGLFLAFQYPVEIPGVGNMTFLRTALNGQRKARGEPELNSADFLKLVRAKAKELQISDDMLKRPVNMGFSGGEKKRNEILQMAVLQPKMCILDETDSGLDVDAMKLVADGVNALRDAGRSFLVITHYQRLLNHIQPDVVHIMADGRIIKTGGPELALEVEENGYTDILNEVA, encoded by the coding sequence ATGTTGGAAATCAAGAACCTGCACGTGAAGCTTGAGGAAGAGGACAAGCAGATCCTCAAGGGTGTGGACCTGACGGTGGAGGCCGGCAAGGTCCACGCGATCATGGGCCCCAACGGTTCGGGCAAGTCCACCCTCAGCTACGTTCTGGCCGGGCGCGACGGTTACGTCGTCACCGAGGGCGGCGCCACGCTGGAAGACGCGGACCTGCTGGACATGGAGCCCGAGGAGCGTGCGGCCGCCGGTCTTTTCCTTGCCTTCCAGTACCCGGTCGAGATCCCCGGCGTCGGCAACATGACCTTCCTTCGCACCGCGCTGAACGGCCAGCGCAAGGCCCGTGGCGAGCCCGAGCTGAACTCTGCCGACTTCCTGAAGCTTGTCCGCGCCAAGGCGAAAGAGCTTCAGATCAGCGACGACATGCTCAAGCGCCCGGTGAACATGGGCTTCTCGGGCGGCGAGAAGAAGCGCAACGAGATCCTCCAGATGGCCGTGCTTCAGCCCAAGATGTGCATCCTGGACGAAACCGACTCGGGTCTTGACGTGGATGCGATGAAGCTGGTGGCCGATGGCGTGAACGCGCTGCGCGACGCGGGGCGGTCGTTCCTCGTCATCACGCACTACCAGCGGCTTCTGAACCACATCCAGCCGGATGTCGTGCACATCATGGCCGACGGCCGGATCATCAAGACCGGCGGGCCCGAGCTTGCGCTCGAGGTCGAGGAGAACGGCTACACCGACATCCTGAACGAGGTGGCGTGA
- a CDS encoding Yip1 family protein, protein MTLPDLRQLVAESLTQPRSAARRILGVPIEPRVAVSVAALAIIAGTLMGALSRVLLPGVGNALSESLLGAPLVATALQFLFYFFTAWLVTALGRAMGGQGNLIDGLKLIAWLQVVMAVIQAVQIVVALILPFIAGLIGMASLIWFFWALAAFTAELHGFRRTSLVLVMIFISLFGLAMVLGIVLALLGVQLPETI, encoded by the coding sequence ATGACGCTGCCCGACCTCAGGCAGCTCGTCGCCGAAAGCCTTACACAGCCGCGCAGCGCGGCCCGCCGGATCCTCGGCGTGCCGATCGAGCCAAGGGTTGCGGTTTCGGTGGCGGCGCTGGCCATCATCGCCGGAACCCTGATGGGGGCGCTTTCGCGTGTCCTGCTTCCGGGTGTGGGCAACGCGCTTTCCGAAAGCCTGCTCGGCGCGCCCCTGGTGGCGACGGCGCTTCAGTTCCTGTTCTACTTCTTCACCGCCTGGCTTGTGACCGCGCTCGGGCGTGCCATGGGCGGGCAGGGCAACCTGATCGACGGGCTGAAGCTGATCGCCTGGCTACAGGTGGTCATGGCGGTGATCCAGGCGGTGCAGATCGTGGTGGCGCTGATCCTGCCGTTCATCGCCGGCCTGATCGGCATGGCCTCGCTCATCTGGTTCTTCTGGGCGCTGGCCGCCTTCACGGCAGAGCTGCACGGATTTCGGCGCACCTCGCTTGTGCTCGTGATGATCTTTATCTCGCTGTTCGGGCTGGCTATGGTGCTGGGTATCGTTCTGGCGCTATTGGGCGTCCAGCTACCGGAGACGATCTGA
- a CDS encoding YIP1 family protein → MSERRAGLLADILSAYPDLRGSIRTKLDQAPRDAQLLILIFLAAGIGFVAGLPAAREQALAVEEPDALTGVLAGRLFAAIFITPLVLFALAALSHVAARIFGGRGSFWSARLALVWAVIVALPLLVVSAALDPILGAALGAYGVGLSTILSTVAGFGFLWIWAVFLAETEGFRAPIRVFALILVLPAIAASIPLLFGA, encoded by the coding sequence ATGAGCGAACGCAGGGCCGGGTTGCTGGCCGATATCCTGTCGGCATACCCGGACCTGCGGGGCTCCATCCGGACCAAGCTGGATCAGGCGCCGCGCGATGCGCAACTTCTGATTCTCATCTTCCTTGCCGCGGGCATCGGCTTTGTCGCCGGCCTGCCGGCCGCGCGCGAGCAGGCGCTGGCGGTAGAGGAACCCGACGCGCTGACCGGGGTGCTTGCGGGGCGGCTGTTTGCGGCGATTTTCATAACGCCGCTGGTGCTTTTCGCGCTGGCCGCGCTGTCGCATGTCGCGGCGCGGATCTTCGGCGGGCGGGGCAGTTTCTGGTCGGCGCGGTTGGCGCTGGTCTGGGCGGTGATCGTGGCGCTGCCACTTCTTGTGGTCAGCGCCGCGCTCGACCCCATCCTTGGGGCCGCCCTGGGCGCCTATGGCGTGGGGCTGTCCACGATCCTGTCCACCGTCGCGGGCTTCGGCTTCCTGTGGATATGGGCGGTGTTCCTGGCCGAGACCGAAGGCTTCCGCGCACCGATCCGCGTCTTCGCCCTGATCCTGGTGCTGCCCGCGATCGCCGCGTCAATTCCGTTGCTTTTTGGCGCGTGA
- the sufB gene encoding Fe-S cluster assembly protein SufB has translation MAAFDDVQVKEGVDQETVDAVKSVGGRYKHGWATDVEMEYAPKGLNEDIVRLISEKNEEPEWMTEWRLQAYRRWLQMEEPTWAMVHYPRIDFQDQYYYAKPASMKVKPKSLDEVDPELLRTYEKLGIPLKEQMILAGVDGAEDAPAEGRKVAVDAVFDSVSVGTTFKEELARAGVIFCSISEAIREHPELVRKYLGSVVPQSDNFYATLNSAVFSDGSFVYVPPGVRCPMELSTYFRINAENTGQFERTLIIADKGSYVSYLEGCTAPMRDENQLHAAVVEIVVLEDAEVKYSTVQNWYPGDENGKGGIYNFVTKRADCREARAKVMWTQVETGSAITWKYPSCILRGDDSQGEFYSIAIANNMQQADTGTKMVHLGKNTKSRIVSKGISAGRAQNTYRGLVSMHPKAKNSRNYTQCDSLLIGDKCGAHTVPYIECRNNSSRVEHEATTSKVDDDQLFYCRSRGMDEEEAVALVVNGFCREVLQALPMEFAMEAQKLVAISLEGSVG, from the coding sequence ATGGCGGCTTTCGACGACGTGCAGGTCAAGGAGGGCGTGGACCAGGAGACGGTGGACGCCGTCAAGTCCGTGGGCGGGCGCTACAAGCATGGCTGGGCCACCGATGTCGAGATGGAGTACGCCCCCAAGGGCCTGAACGAGGACATCGTCCGCCTCATCTCGGAAAAGAACGAAGAGCCGGAATGGATGACCGAGTGGCGGCTTCAGGCCTATCGCCGCTGGCTCCAGATGGAGGAACCCACCTGGGCGATGGTGCACTACCCCCGGATCGATTTCCAGGATCAGTACTACTACGCCAAGCCCGCCTCGATGAAGGTGAAGCCGAAGTCGCTGGACGAGGTGGATCCCGAGCTGCTGCGCACCTATGAAAAGCTGGGCATCCCGCTGAAGGAACAGATGATCCTGGCCGGTGTCGATGGCGCCGAGGATGCGCCGGCCGAGGGCCGCAAGGTCGCCGTGGACGCGGTGTTCGACAGCGTGTCGGTCGGGACCACCTTCAAGGAGGAACTGGCCAGGGCCGGCGTTATCTTCTGCTCGATCTCCGAGGCGATCCGCGAGCACCCCGAGCTGGTGCGGAAGTACCTGGGCTCGGTCGTGCCGCAGTCCGACAACTTCTATGCGACGCTGAACTCGGCGGTCTTCTCGGACGGCTCCTTCGTCTACGTCCCGCCCGGCGTGCGCTGCCCGATGGAACTGTCGACCTATTTCCGCATCAACGCCGAGAACACCGGCCAGTTCGAGCGGACGCTGATCATCGCCGACAAGGGCTCTTACGTCAGCTATCTTGAGGGCTGCACCGCACCGATGCGCGACGAGAACCAGCTGCACGCCGCGGTGGTCGAGATCGTGGTGCTGGAGGATGCGGAGGTGAAGTACTCCACCGTCCAGAACTGGTATCCGGGCGACGAGAACGGCAAGGGCGGGATCTACAACTTCGTCACCAAGCGCGCCGACTGCCGCGAGGCGCGGGCCAAGGTGATGTGGACCCAGGTCGAGACCGGCTCTGCCATCACCTGGAAATACCCGTCCTGCATCCTGCGTGGCGACGACAGCCAGGGCGAGTTCTATTCCATCGCCATCGCCAACAACATGCAGCAGGCCGATACCGGCACCAAGATGGTGCATCTGGGCAAGAACACGAAAAGCCGGATCGTGTCCAAGGGCATCTCGGCGGGGCGCGCGCAGAACACCTATCGCGGGCTCGTGTCGATGCACCCCAAGGCCAAGAACAGCCGCAACTACACCCAGTGCGACAGCCTGCTGATCGGCGACAAGTGCGGGGCGCACACGGTTCCCTACATCGAGTGCCGCAACAACTCGAGCCGGGTGGAACACGAGGCCACCACGTCGAAGGTGGACGACGACCAGCTCTTCTATTGCCGTTCGCGCGGCATGGACGAGGAAGAGGCCGTGGCGCTGGTGGTGAACGGCTTCTGCCGCGAGGTGCTTCAGGCGCTGCCGATGGAATTCGCGATGGAAGCCCAGAAGCTGGTCGCGATCAGCCTCGAGGGCTCGGTTGGGTGA
- a CDS encoding YIP1 family protein, which translates to MTDNTTVDALDLLTRGKHLETHTGLGARILEAWGDMRYSTRRLIEEKPSEHRLLFYVLLSDIIFFLSWSIKTVVAPVSGVREQVPLEVGFWLIAALLLRTASMYTFSGVLTLAARLFGGRGSWRDNRAGIFWGALVAAPFGFLMALVTVSMAYLEPHFPLLREDWVALPPYWISLVPFLWFISLGMAEANGFRRNAIPFLVMSAIALAGMLLAMYLRANGTL; encoded by the coding sequence ATGACGGACAACACGACGGTCGACGCACTCGATCTGCTCACGCGGGGCAAGCATCTCGAGACTCACACCGGGCTGGGCGCGCGCATCCTCGAGGCGTGGGGTGACATGCGCTATTCGACCCGCCGCCTGATCGAGGAAAAGCCGTCCGAGCACCGGCTTCTGTTCTATGTCCTTCTTTCCGACATCATCTTCTTCCTGTCCTGGTCCATCAAGACCGTGGTCGCGCCCGTCTCTGGCGTGCGCGAGCAGGTCCCGCTGGAGGTGGGCTTCTGGCTGATCGCGGCGCTTCTGCTGCGCACCGCCTCGATGTACACGTTCTCGGGCGTGCTGACCCTGGCCGCGCGGCTTTTCGGCGGGCGGGGCAGCTGGCGAGACAACCGGGCGGGCATCTTCTGGGGCGCGCTGGTCGCCGCGCCCTTCGGCTTCCTGATGGCGCTCGTCACGGTTTCCATGGCCTATCTCGAGCCGCATTTCCCGCTGCTGCGCGAGGATTGGGTCGCGCTGCCGCCCTACTGGATCAGCCTGGTGCCCTTCTTGTGGTTCATCTCGCTGGGCATGGCCGAGGCGAACGGCTTCCGCCGCAACGCCATTCCCTTCCTCGTGATGTCGGCCATTGCGCTTGCGGGCATGTTGCTGGCCATGTATCTCAGGGCCAACGGAACACTCTGA
- a CDS encoding SufB/SufD family protein — protein MAALAQAKTDLADALLARHPRPASGARWAEEARAAAATRLKGMGGPVRRDEYWKYTDPARLTAGETPAVTPFDAGEPAVFDAVERLKLVFVDGVLDTAKSDALALEGLEIETLTDALATDIHWAKDVFGVLEARGQNPVPRPLAALNTAMAGQGIAIRVTGKVETPVSILYLHEDASSDAVIHHVIRLDPGAEMTLLEAGPVAARTNQCLEVEIADGARFHHVRAQGRDHERRAATHVFARLGAGSVLKSFTLGVNGVLTRNEFVIEFTGDDAQAHVAGAAAGDGGDFHHDDTVFITHDAVNCESRQVFKKVLRNGAVGTFQGKILVKPGAQKTDGYQISQGLLLDDDSQFLAKPELEIYADDVACSHGSTVGALDEDGLFYLTSRGVPRHEAVDMLVLAFLDEAIQEIEDARLADEMRERLAGWLSRRRKG, from the coding sequence ATGGCGGCGCTGGCACAAGCCAAGACGGACCTGGCCGACGCGCTTCTGGCCCGGCATCCGCGTCCCGCGTCCGGCGCCCGCTGGGCCGAGGAGGCGCGCGCCGCCGCCGCCACCCGGCTGAAGGGCATGGGCGGCCCGGTGCGCCGGGACGAATACTGGAAATACACCGACCCCGCCAGGCTGACCGCCGGCGAGACACCTGCGGTCACGCCCTTCGATGCGGGCGAGCCGGCGGTGTTCGACGCGGTCGAGCGGCTGAAGCTGGTGTTCGTGGACGGTGTCCTCGACACGGCGAAGTCCGATGCTCTGGCGCTCGAGGGGCTGGAGATCGAGACGCTGACGGATGCGCTGGCGACCGACATCCACTGGGCGAAGGATGTTTTCGGCGTGCTCGAGGCGCGGGGCCAGAACCCGGTGCCAAGGCCGCTTGCGGCGCTCAACACGGCCATGGCCGGGCAGGGGATCGCCATCCGCGTGACCGGAAAGGTCGAGACGCCGGTCTCGATCCTGTACCTGCACGAGGATGCATCCTCGGACGCGGTGATCCATCATGTGATCCGGCTGGATCCGGGCGCAGAGATGACCCTGCTGGAGGCCGGTCCGGTCGCCGCGCGGACAAACCAGTGCCTGGAGGTCGAGATCGCCGACGGCGCGCGGTTCCACCATGTGCGGGCGCAGGGCCGCGACCATGAACGCCGGGCCGCGACGCATGTCTTCGCGCGGTTGGGGGCAGGGTCGGTGTTGAAGTCCTTCACCCTTGGCGTGAATGGCGTGCTGACCCGCAACGAGTTCGTGATCGAATTCACCGGCGATGATGCCCAGGCCCATGTGGCGGGTGCGGCGGCCGGGGATGGCGGCGACTTCCACCATGACGACACGGTCTTCATCACCCATGACGCGGTGAATTGCGAAAGCCGGCAGGTCTTCAAGAAGGTGCTGCGCAACGGCGCCGTGGGTACCTTCCAGGGCAAGATCCTGGTCAAGCCCGGCGCGCAGAAGACCGACGGCTACCAGATCAGCCAGGGGCTTCTGCTGGACGATGACAGCCAGTTCCTCGCCAAGCCGGAACTGGAGATCTATGCCGACGATGTGGCCTGCTCGCACGGCTCGACCGTGGGGGCGCTGGACGAGGACGGGCTGTTCTACCTGACCTCGCGCGGGGTTCCGCGCCACGAGGCGGTGGACATGCTGGTGCTGGCCTTCCTCGACGAGGCCATCCAGGAGATCGAGGACGCGAGGCTGGCCGACGAGATGCGCGAGCGCCTGGCCGGCTGGCTGTCGCGTCGGCGCAAGGGCTGA
- a CDS encoding cysteine desulfurase has protein sequence MYDVEKVRADFPILSRTVHGKPLVYLDNGASAQKPKAVIDAVARAYSEEYANVHRGLHFLSNLATDNYEAVRAKIQRFLGAAHEDEILFTNGSTMSLNLVSYGWAAPRLQPGDEIVLSVMEHHANIVPWHFLRERQGVVLKWVDIEPDGGLDPQKVIDAIGPRTRMIAITHMSNVLGTVVDIRTICAAARERGVAVCVDGSQAAVHMPVDVAELGCDFYAVTGHKLYGPSGSGALYARRERMAEMRPFIGGGDMIREVHKDSVTYNDPPHKFEAGTPGIVQMIGLGAAIDYMTGLGMENIQAHEADLRDYAVERFKGLNWLSVQGTRPDKGAIFSFVIQGAGHPHDISTVVDQKGIAVRAGQHCAMPLMEHLGVNATCRASFGLYNTRAEVDALVEALELCHELFA, from the coding sequence ATGTATGACGTTGAAAAGGTGCGGGCGGATTTCCCGATCCTGAGCCGCACCGTGCACGGCAAGCCGCTGGTATATCTCGACAATGGCGCCTCGGCCCAGAAACCGAAGGCGGTGATCGACGCCGTCGCGCGCGCCTATTCCGAGGAATACGCCAACGTCCATCGCGGGCTGCATTTCCTGTCGAACCTGGCGACCGACAATTACGAGGCGGTCCGCGCCAAGATCCAGCGCTTTCTCGGTGCGGCGCACGAGGACGAGATCCTTTTCACCAACGGCTCGACCATGTCGCTGAACCTGGTCTCCTACGGGTGGGCCGCGCCACGGCTTCAGCCCGGCGACGAGATCGTGCTTTCGGTGATGGAGCATCACGCCAACATCGTGCCGTGGCATTTCCTGCGCGAGCGGCAGGGCGTGGTTCTGAAATGGGTGGACATCGAACCCGATGGCGGGCTCGACCCGCAGAAGGTGATCGACGCCATCGGCCCGCGCACCAGGATGATCGCCATCACCCACATGTCGAACGTGCTGGGCACGGTGGTGGACATCAGGACGATCTGCGCCGCTGCGCGCGAGCGGGGCGTCGCCGTCTGCGTGGATGGCAGCCAGGCCGCCGTGCACATGCCGGTGGACGTGGCCGAGCTGGGCTGCGACTTCTATGCCGTGACCGGCCACAAGCTGTACGGTCCGTCGGGCTCGGGCGCGCTTTACGCCCGGCGCGAGCGCATGGCCGAGATGCGGCCCTTCATCGGCGGCGGAGACATGATCCGCGAGGTGCACAAGGACAGCGTCACCTACAACGACCCCCCCCACAAGTTCGAGGCGGGCACCCCTGGTATCGTGCAGATGATCGGGCTGGGGGCCGCGATCGACTACATGACCGGCCTGGGGATGGAGAATATCCAGGCGCACGAGGCCGATCTGCGCGACTACGCGGTCGAGCGGTTCAAGGGCCTGAACTGGCTGAGCGTACAGGGCACGCGGCCGGACAAGGGCGCGATCTTTTCCTTCGTCATCCAGGGGGCGGGGCATCCGCACGACATTTCGACCGTGGTGGACCAGAAGGGGATCGCCGTGCGTGCCGGCCAGCATTGCGCCATGCCGCTGATGGAGCATCTTGGCGTGAACGCGACCTGCCGCGCGTCCTTCGGGCTTTACAATACCCGCGCCGAGGTGGACGCGCTGGTCGAGGCGCTGGAACTGTGCCACGAGCTTTTCGCCTGA
- a CDS encoding DMT family protein, with product MGLTSAHVVPVLLLLGSNLFMTFAWYGHLKFKAAPLYLVVLISWGIAFFEYWLAVPANRIGHQVYSAAQLKTIQEVITLTVFVGFSAFWLKESISWTTGLGFVFIGIGAALVFRG from the coding sequence ATGGGGCTGACATCGGCGCATGTCGTGCCGGTGCTGCTGCTTCTCGGCTCCAACCTGTTCATGACCTTTGCCTGGTACGGGCACCTGAAGTTCAAGGCGGCGCCGCTCTACCTGGTGGTGCTGATCAGCTGGGGGATCGCCTTTTTCGAATACTGGCTGGCGGTGCCGGCGAACCGGATCGGGCATCAGGTCTATTCGGCGGCGCAGCTCAAGACCATCCAGGAGGTGATCACCCTGACGGTCTTCGTGGGGTTTTCCGCCTTCTGGCTGAAGGAAAGCATCTCGTGGACGACCGGCCTGGGCTTCGTGTTCATAGGCATCGGCGCCGCGCTGGTGTTCAGGGGATAG
- a CDS encoding heavy metal-binding domain-containing protein — MLMTTTQNVEGHRITGYHGVVVGEAILGANVVRDLFAGITDIIGGRSSSYEASLEEARHTAMQELGDRAAALGGNAVVGIDLDYEVVGNSMLMVSASGTSVTLEKL, encoded by the coding sequence ATGCTGATGACGACGACGCAGAACGTGGAAGGCCACCGCATCACCGGCTATCACGGCGTGGTGGTGGGCGAGGCGATCCTGGGCGCCAACGTGGTGCGCGACCTTTTCGCCGGGATCACCGACATCATCGGCGGGCGGTCCTCGTCCTACGAGGCCAGCCTGGAAGAGGCGCGCCACACCGCGATGCAGGAACTGGGCGACCGGGCCGCTGCGCTGGGCGGCAATGCCGTCGTGGGCATCGATCTCGACTACGAGGTGGTGGGCAACTCGATGCTGATGGTCTCGGCCTCGGGCACCTCGGTCACGCTGGAGAAGCTCTGA